The Mycobacteriales bacterium genomic sequence GGGCGGTCAAGGGCCAGGTCATGCGCCTCGTCGTCGAGGCGGCCGGCAGCCGGGAACTGGACACCACGGACGGAGTGCGGATCGTCGAGCCGGACGGCAGCTGGGTTCTCGTCCTTCCGGACCCGGCCGAGGCGGTTACCCATCTGTGGGCCGAGGCCGCGGACCCGGAGACCGCCACGCAGCGGCTCGACGAGTGGGCCGGCATCGTCGAGAAGGCGAGCCGCTGAGCCGGGGCAAGGCGAATCGGGCGACAATGAACGGATGACCCAGCGACGCGAGCCGAGACGCCTCGACGCCTCGATGTCGCTGCTCACGGACATCGCCGCGAACGCCCTGGAGCCGGGCTACGCGCAGGCCGCGCAGGCCCATGCCCGCCGGCCCGCCGGGCGCGGCCCGCGGATAGCGGTGGCGGTCACGGTCGGGATCGCCGCGCTACTCGTCGTGGTCGACGGGGCGCAGGCCGCCCTGCACGCCCCGGCGGACGCCCGGGCCCGGGGCGCCCTGGTCGCGCAGGTGCAGGGTCTCGAGTCCCAGACCGCCGCCCTGGCCGGCACCGTGCGCAACCTACAGGCCGAGGTGGCGGCGGCCTCGGCGAGCGCGCTGTCCGCGGACGCCGCCGGGACCGGCCGGCTGGTCGGGCTCGAACGCGACAGCGGGATGTCCCCGCTGTCGGGCCCCGGCCTCGTCGTCATTCTCAACGACGCCCCGACCGCCTCCCCGGACACGCTGGGTGCCGGGAGCCCCGCGACGGGGCAGAACCGCATCCTCGACTCGGACCTTCAGGCGGTGGTCAACGCGCTGTGGGCGGCTGGGGCGCGGGGCATCGCCATCAACGGGGAGCGCCTCACCGCCTTGACCGCCATCAGAACGGCCGGCGCGGCGATCCTCGTCGACTTCAGCCCGCTGTCCCCCCCGTACACGGTCGAGGCGGTCGGCGACCCGGTCGCGATCGAGACCGGGTTCGGGGGGAGCGCCACGGCAGCCCAGTACCGGACCTACCAGTCGGTGTACGGGCTCGGGTTCTCCTACCACCGGGCGTCCGGGCTTTCCCTGCCCGCCGCCACCGACCTGGTCCTGCACGAAGCGGAGCCGCTGCCTTGATCATCCTGCTTGCGCTGGCGGCCGGGATCGGCATCGGGTTCGCGGTCCAGCCTTCGGTTCCGATCGACCTGCAGCCCTACCTCCCGATCGCCGTCGTCGCGGCCCTCGACGCGGTGTTCGGGGGCCTGCGGGCCCGTCTCGACGGGATCTTCGACGACAAGGTGTTCGTCGTGTCGTTCATCGCGAACGTGCTGGTGGCGGCGCTCATCGTCTTCGTCGGGGACCAGCTCGGGGTGGGCGGAGAGCTGTCGACCGCGGTGATCGTCGTCCTGGGTATCCGGATCTTCTCCAACGTGGCGGCCATCCGCCGGCACCTGTTCCGAGCGTGACCGCGGCCCTGCCGTCGCCCCCGCCACCGACCGGGTGGCGCGGGCTCGTCGAACTGCTCCGCCCCCGGCCCAACCGGGCCCAGGCGATCGTCGCGCTTCTCGTCGGGCTGCTCGGCTTCGCGATCGCCGCGCAAGTCCATGTCACCCGCTCCGGCGGCACCCTCGCCACCGCCCGCCAGACCGACCTGATCGGCCTGCTGGGCGACCTCACCGCGCGGGCCGACCGGCTGCGCGGGCAGATCGCGGCCCTGGAGGTGACCGAGGCGCAGCTCACCGCCGGCACCGGGGGACGGGCGGCCGCGCTGGCCGCGGCCAAGGCCCGGCTTCAGACCCTCGGCATCCTCGCCGGGACCCTGCCGGCGACGGGGCCCGGGATCGCGTTGACGATCAACGATCCGGGGCACCAGGTCCGAGCCGACGTGCTCCTCGACGCCCTCGAGGAACTGCGCGGCGCCGGGGCCGAGGTGATCCAGATCGGCCCGGTGCGGGTCGTCGCCTCCACGGCGCTGCTCGACGCCGCCAACCGCAACGTCACCGTCGACGGGGTCGAGGTGGCGCCGCCGTACGCCTTCCTCGTCATCGGCGACCCGAAGACGCTCGCCGCGGCCCTCGGCATCCCCGGCGGTGTCCTCGACACGGTGGACGCCCGGCCCGGGGCCAGCGCGACGGTCGACCAGCTCGCCCGGGTGACCATCCGCGCCTTGCATCCGGCCGGAGCCGGTCAGTAGGCTCGCCGCGCCCTGT encodes the following:
- a CDS encoding DUF881 domain-containing protein, whose product is MTQRREPRRLDASMSLLTDIAANALEPGYAQAAQAHARRPAGRGPRIAVAVTVGIAALLVVVDGAQAALHAPADARARGALVAQVQGLESQTAALAGTVRNLQAEVAAASASALSADAAGTGRLVGLERDSGMSPLSGPGLVVILNDAPTASPDTLGAGSPATGQNRILDSDLQAVVNALWAAGARGIAINGERLTALTAIRTAGAAILVDFSPLSPPYTVEAVGDPVAIETGFGGSATAAQYRTYQSVYGLGFSYHRASGLSLPAATDLVLHEAEPLP
- a CDS encoding DUF881 domain-containing protein; its protein translation is MTAALPSPPPPTGWRGLVELLRPRPNRAQAIVALLVGLLGFAIAAQVHVTRSGGTLATARQTDLIGLLGDLTARADRLRGQIAALEVTEAQLTAGTGGRAAALAAAKARLQTLGILAGTLPATGPGIALTINDPGHQVRADVLLDALEELRGAGAEVIQIGPVRVVASTALLDAANRNVTVDGVEVAPPYAFLVIGDPKTLAAALGIPGGVLDTVDARPGASATVDQLARVTIRALHPAGAGQ
- a CDS encoding small basic family protein produces the protein MIILLALAAGIGIGFAVQPSVPIDLQPYLPIAVVAALDAVFGGLRARLDGIFDDKVFVVSFIANVLVAALIVFVGDQLGVGGELSTAVIVVLGIRIFSNVAAIRRHLFRA